The window AAGTCCATACAAATCCATACAAATCTATAATAAAAATCCACACAAATCTGTCAAAATCCATATAGAATTATAAAGTCTTTAAAATCCTTTgaaatttgttacttaaaaaaatcttttaaaacCCTATGAAATCGTACACCCCTAAGTTTCCCGCTCTCTCTTGTTCTTCACCGACTCAACCTTTAGAGTTATCACGGTTCACCCCTCTtctctcttttgttttcaaatccGATTGCAGCCCCAATTTGTTCTTCAATCGGCTCCCTTCCCGCAGGTATCCTTTATCTTATGATATCTTAGTTCTTTAaatttctatttctgatttaattacggttttctgattttttttgtcGTTGTTAATTTGGGTTCTTAATTTATGAATTGTGCGCTGAGAGTTCATTAGGGATTAATTACGGTTAATAATGCTAACATGTTGTGTTCCTGTATCAAACTAATCCTTCTGGACTTTGCCAGTTAATTAGGGTTGGTTTTTTAGCTGAATTGAGTTAGGTTCGAAAAAAACCATGCTTTCCGAATTCCCATTTTCTTTGTTAGAAACCATTTTTAGTAGGAAATTCTTATGACTAAACCACTGGAATAGAGTTAAATTTCATTTAGTGCATAAAATTTCCTTTCACGTACTGTCGGCTTTTGCCGTCTCCCGTCCCATTATTTTTGTAATTCGTTAGAGTTTTCAGTACATTTTTGGAAGCTTCTGAAGTGCTGAGTTTTGATTTTCAGATTGATTACGCACCCATTGTTGGAAGCTTGCGGGCTTGAACCTGAAAGAATGGTgagttatttatttgtttgttttttgctaATGTTAATGGTTTCTCAGTTGCACTAAAATCTACTTGGTAGTTTAATGATTGAACAATTTGTGAAATTGTCCGATCATTGTGTGTGGAGGAAGCTACATAATTTGACACATTTATGGTGTAATTGCAGGCGACACTTGCGGATTCATTTCTTGCTGACCTTGATGAACTATCAGACAATGAGGCCGACATTATTGTGAGTAAATTCTGTCTTTCATATGAGAAAATAATGACCATAGAGGCTAGTCAGTGAGATGTTCAAAATTCATATCTATCTCAACCTCTACACTAGTCATCAcataatttgtttctttttttttctcaggtTAAAGATGATGCTGATGCTGGAAATATGGAAGAAGATGTTGATGGGGACTTGGCTGATTTAGAAACATTTAATTACGATGATCTGGACAGTGTTTCAAAATTGCAGAAATCACAAAGATGTATATAATACAGGTTTGTTATATATGAATGCGTTATTTTCTTCATGCGTTATTGGTATTGAAATCTTTATGTTATTTGTGTACAAGCTTTATTGCTTAATTGTTTCACTTTATCCATAGCTTCttatttcttatcattttctttgATGCGTGGTGGGAGTAACTTAATGGGCTTAGTATTTTAAATTGTTCATCATGCTGATACATGTACTTTGTATATCTAATGTACTTAAGTTTCAACatagttttttcctttttagtcTTTAGGTTGTCGTTCGGTACCCTTCTGTGTTTCCCCACccctttttttctattttttatccTGGCATATTGGCATGTAATGGGAATTCGGTGTTTCAATTGCAGAAAGTGGAAGGTGCACTGGAGAAGGGTTCTGCTATGTCAAATCATGGAATAGTTTTGGAAGATGATCCGGAATACCAGCTGATTGTGGACTGTAATGCTTTGTCTGTTGACATTGAGAATGAAATTGTAATCATCCATAATTTTATTCGGGACAAGCATCGCCCAAAATTTCCAGAGCTGGAATCACTTGTGCATCATCCAATTGATTATGCTCGAGTTGTTAACAAAATTGGAAATGAAATGGACGTAACCATTGTTGATCTGAAGGGGCTTTTACCTTCAGCAATTATTATGGGTGTGTCAGTCACAGCATCAACTACAAGTGGCATGCGATCTTTCTGTTGATTCAGCAAAGAAGATGgtgcttgattttgttgaaggTAGAATGGGTTTTATTGCACCGAATCTTTCTGTTATTGTTCGTAGTGCTGTTGCGGCAAAACTTATGGAGACAGCTGGGGGTCTCACATCCTTAGCTAAGATGCCAGCTTGTAATGTTCAGCTTCTTGGTGCTAAGAGAAAAAACCTTGCCAGATTTTCGACTGCAACATCACACTTTCGTGTTGGTTATGTTGAGCAGACAGAAATTTTTCAATCCACACCCCCTTCGTTGAGGATGCATGCTTGTCGGCTCTTGGCTGCAAAATCAACACTTGCAGCACGGGTGGATTCCACAAGAGGAGATCCATCTGGGAACACTGGAAGGGCATTTCGGGAGGAGATTCATaagaaaattgagaaatgacaggAGCCTCCTCCTGCGAAGCAACCTAAACCACTTCCGGTTCCTGATTCTGAACCTAAAAAGAAGAGAGGTGGTCGTCGACTAAGAGAGATGAAGGAAAGGTAGTAtattgtttgtgttgttttataCTTTATTTCAGTTATTGTTGATTCACAAACTGATATTTACTTCTACAGGTATGCGATAACGGACATGAGGAAACTGGCAAACAGGATGCAATTTGGTATatgatgagtcaatattatattatatatttcatcctattcttagtataatttggtaattattttggtagaatatTGATACTTTGCTTTATATTCTCAACGTATGACATTAGAcgtcctctggagcaaaacatgaccaaacggacgaattttggagtgaattaaattggaggacgttcgtgtGTTCCTTAGCTTGTTCGTGTCAAAATCTTAGAAATTTCTACcaagcggttattttctggAGATTAAATGAAGGAGCAGTGCGCGATGCTGGAAATTGACGTTTCTGGTTTTAAACtgcatttttggagcccaagatgacctcagatgggttcgtggccttctggagaagtGTTCAGAATAGTCGAAGCGTTAAATCCAGCTATTTTGAGCCAGTTTTGGAGCTGATATGGGTCTAAAACATGGCTGTGCAAGATTTTGGGCGAATTTACCAAATCAATTTaagattatgtttcctattttattttaatttatttagttcCCTAATCTTATTCTAAGACCATTTTTATTAGGAGGGTTTAATGAGGgtagtataaataagcattTTTGGCAGACCTAGGGTTTGGGGGAGTCAAGGTAGAACGCATGCAACTTTTGGAGAGAAGATTTTGAGCAAAGTTTAGACATTTTCAGATTTTATTCTACAAGGTGTTgtcattctttttctatttcaataaagactatgatttttagtatgaatatgcgtaactaattctttttactagggtgaggccatgatccttagcaagaatatgtagtctctttttaatttgcttatgaatttatgcatgcaagttttggattgttaatcactgtgctttaaactatctatttgtcttagtgattcgcgaccattaggatatttggAAAAgttttgatgcaattttggcggaggattgtccctaaaattgactaaggcttcttgtggttagtATGTGTAACCTCTTAGGATGGATGACACGTtttaagggttatatggtttttttttaaaagattttcataaaacttaatgagtcttgcatgttcacattcgatctgaACATcacggacgggttgcatgttagatatacgttctatgttggaggttccaagtaggatatactctagaaaaacctaaccttcaaaatctACATGTATGGTTCGTAAGTAATTTAGAAAAgttacataggattgttagggtgacggcggaaccctagtactttctcactttgaattctaaaaattgttccttttatctttctttaaagttgtggtttttaagtaatctttttaattaaattcatttttcttaGTTTAGGTCATTAAATCACCTCTTTCAAAAGAGAAACTTtgctttaattaattagttgagaaTTGATTTCACTTTGATCTCTTTAAATTAAtccttgtggagaacgaccttacttgagccaattatactacaataatcttgtttctcttgcaagtattttaggtgtttttaacccttttacgcaggtggtaaaaatcctattaGTATACCAGAAGAGAGTTCCTTGGGTAATTTTCTAGGGCTCCCTCGCACAGCTCTTCTAAATTTCAAATAGTCTTCAAGATCCCTTGTTTTCAATTATCTAATAAATCACTTAATGAAAGTAGATTATCTTTCCATGGAGGACTCCCAGTAGAGAAAGCCTTAGATTGGTACATTCAAATCTGAATGGCCAAAAAAGGAGGGGAAGGAGACCATCTTACCTACAGTATCATTTACATTCTTACACATCTTACAGTATGAGGAGCTCAATTGTTCATTAAGATGGTTCCGATGTGAGCCCCGTTTCCATTTACATGAAAGACTATATCTTGATTCTCATTTTGTTGTGTTCCTTGATATTTAATAGGGGATGGACTGGGTGAAGGTTATGGAATGCTTGGTCAGGCTGGGAGCCGCAAGCTGCGTGTATCAATGCGTCAGAGCAAACATGCCGCAAAAGTCGCTAAGAAGTAAGCTTTTCCTTGTTTCCTTTAGttatggtttttctttttctttccaagTGAACCATTGTCAATCTTAATGCAGAGTGTCATTTATGCAAAAATTCTACATTGCTCATTTCTGGCCGTTATATCTCGGTCGTTGGATCGTTGACTTGACCGAGGATATAACAGCCAAAAACCCTGGTGTATAGACTACTTGGGACCATACTAGGAAATCCTGTCATTTATAATTGAGTTGTGCTGAATTATACCATTGATCGGTCAAAGTGTGAGATAGACCCTCATTGATATCATGAGCTGCTTATTCTTATCAGGTTCAAGGAAAAGCTTTACGGAAGCAGTGGTGCTACATCTGGACTAACTTCAAGTTTAGCGTGTACGCCTGTGCAGGTTGACGTCACTTCTTACCTTGCACTTGAGTTTCCAAGCTTAAGTGCCATAGAAAGTTTTTCGGAATTCATAGTCTTAACAATCATCATTTTTATGCAGGGGATCGAGCTCTCGAATCCACAGGCTCATGCACACCAGCTTGGCGGTGGAGCTCAAAGCACCTACTTCTCTGAGACGGGAACATTTTCAAGAATCAGGAGGATCTGATCCAGATCCAGATCCATACAAAGGAAGTTTTCATGTATCCGGGAGAATTCGCTGGTTGCCAATACCGTGAACGCTGTAGCCAAAATGTGTAAATGATTTTACTAGATGAAGTCGTGTTTGCTCGTTGTGATATAGTAGGTACTGACCTTCGGTGGATGGTAAAAGGTGGAGGATGTTACTTCAGAGatcaaaatattttgtttttcagaaGACGTCCTAATTCAAGCTGTGATAGGTGCTTTCGGGAATAAATCATCTGTACTTTCTTGCCCTTGCCCTGCCTATTTTTTGTGCATTACAAAGTTCTTGGATTAATTGGTAACGTTTCTCTCAGAACTCAGAAAAATGTTTATTCATATTTTAGTCTGCAATAACCAATCAAAATTAAGTTTCTGtggattttataaatttttgtagTAGTATTATTAGCCTATTAGGTAACTACATCGTGAAGGTCTAAATCCTTTAGCCATCAAGAATTTGTTAAGTTGGTAACGATCATTCACTTTTCTAGGAAAAACTTACATACGTCAATTCTACAAAACAACGTACATAGCACCGTGCATTATGTGTCCATGAAATAAAGACATAGATAAAAACTTACAAGTTTTTATTTCATTAACACAAAATGTCACTGTAGCAGTGTACTTGTATCATATAAGTCTCCCAATTCCAGGCGCACCATACAATTTTCATATTGGGATCACAATGACATTCTAACTAATCATCCCGTAATACTGTACTGGAAAGCTTTCAACTCATGAGCAGATTTGAATTTGAGGCTACTTTCAACTTCCAGGAAAACCTTGGCACAATACCAACTACTAAGGTAATGTaatttatgaaaaataatttttgtttatcatttttcttctttacatAATCTTGACTTGTGGAAACATCGGTGTGTTGGAGAGAGGAGTGTAAATCACTTTCCTCGTATATGGGCGACACACGTTATTCTTAGGACCAATAGTATGTTGTATCAAAAGTTGGCATTCTTTTCTTCCAAGCTCAAATCCTAGTATTCTTGAATTTTAGAGGACTAAACCAAACTTATTACGATTGCCAGTTAATCGTGTTCTGGGACATGTTACATTTTCAAAGAACCTGGAAAAAAAAGGGATCAAAGGAAAATCTTCAGTCACACTCGCATAAGAACTTGAAATAACGACGAAATTAAGTGATACAACAACAGTAGCAATAAGCCTTATCACACTAAGTGTGGTCAGTTGTATGAATTCTAGAATGTCACTGTGCTTGGTTTTGTGTCAAGTCTTCCGTTATCTCCAAGTACTCTgtgtcttttcttaaagtctcaagtcttcctaggtcttcctctaccctttTTACCCTAAATCTTATCCTCATAATCACATTTTCTAACCGAAACATCTGTAGGTCTTaggttcacatgtccaaatcACCTTAATCAATTtgctctcatcttatcttcaattgcggcAACTCCTAGTTTACCCTGAATATCTTCGTTCTTAATTTTGTCCTTTCTTGTGTGCCCACACATTCAACAAAGCAATCTCTACTCGGTTACACTCATCTCCATGCTAtaaagcattctcatctccacATACCTCACATTCCATGCCATAAAGCATTGATGGTCTTGTTATCGTCCTATAAATTTTTCTCTTGAGCTTCTGTGGCATGTGACGATCGCACAACACACCTGATGCACTATTCCAATTCTTCCATCCAGCTTATATTTTATGATTGAGGTCTCCATCTAATTCTCCAAATCTTTTGCAAGATAAATCCTAGATACCAAAAACCTTCACTCTTTGGTACCTCCTAATCTCAAATCATCACCTCTATCTCTCTCAGGCaaagacctttagattccaacacttccagccaaaggttaagcttcacaTTTATTCCCTCATGTGCTTCATTTATATCAACACTATATTATCTACGAAAAACATACACCAAAagatatcatcttgaatatgtctgATTAACTCAttcattaccaatgcaaaatgATAAAACTTAAACCCTAGCCTTGGTATAAACCTATGattcatgcaattttgtatTTCACTCTTATTCTTGTAGCTAGGCACCAAAGTGCCTTTTAGCCGCTCATTTAGCATCTTCTCCGTTTTCAAAATCTTCTTGAAAAGGTTTGTGAGCCATGTCAACATCAACATATTTGAAAAAGTGTGATAATAGAAAAAACTTATGTGATAGCAATATGTTTAAGAGGGGTTTACCGGCGGTGCTTGAGACTGAAACATTCTACAAAGCCGTCACCGTTTCTTCTGCGTGCAAGTGGACCATATGCTTTCCATTTACAGTAATACAACCACCAGGGCAAGCCAGTGAAAGAATATTAATACATAAGATACACAGATGATATAAGAGAGAGCCTATATTCGTTTCCACCCGCTCCACCCCTGAGGAAGTTTCCACTTTCTATGCCAATATATCGACACTCTTGACCATAATGGGAAACCAAAATTGTAATCGAGCGGCCGATCAGCTGGCCCTCCTACTATCAACGGCAACCATACATATCTTGAGTCTCTCAAGTCCGCTGGGTTCCATCTATCTGCCATGAAGATAAATGAACCTGTAAATCCCGGCACAGGAAGCACAAATGTGCTCTGTGCAAAAAATGTAGCAAGTTGAGACACTTTGTTCCCTCCAGCACAGGGGTTTCCCATGAACTCCCATGGCCCCATGACTGACTCTGCTGCATGCGCCAGTGCCTCATTAGGAGCCCATCCAGTGCAGCCTGAAGTGATCATGTAATAAGTTCCTTCATGCTTGAACAGAGCGGGGGCTTCCCGATGTTGTCCCACAAGAATTCTTCTCACAGTGTTCGTCACGTCAAGGTAATCTTCAGTCAGTGGTCCAATATGAAGTTCACTATTGTCATCGGAGGAGTATATTAGATAAGCAATACCATCATCATCTTTGAAGATTGTCATGTCCCTACTATCAAATCCATGGGGTTGTTTGCTGTAGAGATAATCAAAAGGACCAGTTGGGTAATCACTAATGGCAACGCCAACGGAAGCTTTAGTATAGTTAACATCATCAATGTGCATCCACATAACGTACTTCCCTGTATGGTCATTGTAAATCACTTTCGGCCTCTCAAGAACATTGGATTCGTGGAGATCATGTGTTTCATTTGCTTTTTCTGCTGCCAATACGAGACcttcatttttccatttccataaGTCGTTGGAAGAATAGCAACCCACTCCTATGATGTCAACCTAAATGAAAGACAAGATATAACTTCAATgcttgaatgaaaaaaaaaaaattccatccGAAAAGAAAAACAGATGAATCAAAATGGACTCTTAAGTGCAGCAATGGTGAAAAAGTATGCATCTAATTACGATGCTACATAACTAAGTCTAGAATAGCAACACATGGCTTACGGGAAACCTAACAATACTTACTAAAAAAAGCTCCATACCCCTCACTAAAATAAGTGAACCGTCTATTTCATAAACAAATTTTCAACACGCGACTATTTTCAGCCCCCAAAATCCATATTGAACAACTAAAACTACTCTAGTTTTAAACAAATACCAGATGTCATTTTTAGTGGACGCAAAGTTAACTAATACGAAAAAGTTCCATGCTTTCTAACTTGACACTGATGGAGTTTTCATATCCCACTTCTGGTAAGATAGTTGTCATTGCTCTTTAACCTGAATAGCAGCTATAATTCCATAATCTAGAGTTGATATTAACTAATATGGAGGCAACACTCTAAATTGGATTCATTTCAGTCAGCAGCGTAGAAATAAACTTGGTTTTCAAGGGTAAGTATTCACGGATAAATCACGTATGCAAAATGATCTAACAGTTAATGTGTGGAAAATAGCAATTTCATCCCTAACAGAAACAAGGACTGACATTTTATAGCAAAACCATAGTTGGAACTTAGGACTATTCAGAGGAAGGTAAATCACTTACCCGAGCTGCTCCTCTTTTGTGAGCATGGTATGTGGGTCCATCTTTATACTCCCCATACCAATAGTATGTCCTTGATTTTTCATTGAATAGAATACCACCTCCATGGGCTTGAATAGGATTTCCATCAGTATCCAACCAAATCCTCCCAGGGTAAAAGTAATAGCTATCATTTCCCGTGTCCTTCATTGGATCAATGGCAAGCTTCTGGGGAAAGAATACGTGTCTAATTTGAGAATTCTCATCAAGAAATTCATCAATCAGAGTAGTTGGTCGCCTTGGTTTTCTTTTTGCAGCACGTGGGGATCGCTTTCTCGGTGGAGGAATTTGAATATTTTCCTCTTCCACCTGTTCAAGTTCTTGGAACTGTGGGTGGTGACTCGCTTGAAATTGAATTTCTCCTCCCAACCAATCCTTTTGCCGAACAAGAGCGTACAGTTGAAACATAAGAAAACATCCCACCAAGCTCCACACCACAGCAGACGTTGAACATCTACTCCCTGCATTGCAACGGAAAGCGGTTGGTTTCCTGTATTTGTTCCTCATCctcattttctcttcctttttattCTCTCCAAGACAATGCTGCAATTAACAAAATGAAACCTATGGATATCCGGCCAAATACAAGTCACAGGCTCACAACCACGCTAGCCTATAATGTACGGAAGTGGTCAATCCGCTTGAaaatttatgaaagaaaaaaattcagcaCAATTAGGACCGTAAGAACCTCAAATGATTTAGAATTACAATTATTTTCATTGTGATATGCTGTCATTAACTTTAGAAAAATCCACTGTCAACGAGCTGAACGTGCATAACTCGATTCTACTCACCCGCCCTTGTCCAGGAAATCGTAAAACGACAACTAGTATTCATATTGATAAACTAAACAAGACAATAAAATTGGATTTACCAAATGGCAAAGTTAAGTTTACTGCAATACCATTCATTACAATACTAACAGAGCTAATTGCAAATTACACAACCAAGAATTGACAACTGAAACCATTGACTTAAACCCATTTCAGAAATAGATTGATTCAAcctaaacaactcaaaacccaCTTGAAAAATTCACCTAAAAACCCCACCAAGCACCACAGTTTAAGAATCCAGACATGGGTTTGCTAACAAAGCAATAAATTTCTAAACTTTCACCACCCCACAAGCAGAAAAGTgacaaaaatgaaagaaataacTTACCTGAAAACATCTGAAGCATGAGTTGTTCTAACAATATTTGAATAAAG of the Pyrus communis chromosome 1, drPyrComm1.1, whole genome shotgun sequence genome contains:
- the LOC137747060 gene encoding uncharacterized protein isoform X2, producing MLQMFSGSRCSTSAVVWSLVGCFLMFQLYALVRQKDWLGGEIQFQASHHPQFQELEQVEEENIQIPPPRKRSPRAAKRKPRRPTTLIDEFLDENSQIRHVFFPQKLAIDPMKDTGNDSYYFYPGRIWLDTDGNPIQAHGGGILFNEKSRTYYWYGEYKDGPTYHAHKRGAARVDIIGVGCYSSNDLWKWKNEGLVLAAEKANETHDLHESNVLERPKVIYNDHTGKYVMWMHIDDVNYTKASVGVAISDYPTGPFDYLYSKQPHGFDSRDMTIFKDDDGIAYLIYSSDDNSELHIGPLTEDYLDVTNTVRRILVGQHREAPALFKHEGTYYMITSGCTGWAPNEALAHAAESVMGPWEFMGNPCAGGNKVSQLATFFAQSTFVLPVPGFTGSFIFMADRWNPADLRDSRYVWLPLIVGGPADRPLDYNFGFPLWSRVSIYWHRKWKLPQGWSGWKRI
- the LOC137747060 gene encoding uncharacterized protein isoform X1; amino-acid sequence: MRMRNKYRKPTAFRCNAGSRCSTSAVVWSLVGCFLMFQLYALVRQKDWLGGEIQFQASHHPQFQELEQVEEENIQIPPPRKRSPRAAKRKPRRPTTLIDEFLDENSQIRHVFFPQKLAIDPMKDTGNDSYYFYPGRIWLDTDGNPIQAHGGGILFNEKSRTYYWYGEYKDGPTYHAHKRGAARVDIIGVGCYSSNDLWKWKNEGLVLAAEKANETHDLHESNVLERPKVIYNDHTGKYVMWMHIDDVNYTKASVGVAISDYPTGPFDYLYSKQPHGFDSRDMTIFKDDDGIAYLIYSSDDNSELHIGPLTEDYLDVTNTVRRILVGQHREAPALFKHEGTYYMITSGCTGWAPNEALAHAAESVMGPWEFMGNPCAGGNKVSQLATFFAQSTFVLPVPGFTGSFIFMADRWNPADLRDSRYVWLPLIVGGPADRPLDYNFGFPLWSRVSIYWHRKWKLPQGWSGWKRI